A stretch of Desulfitobacterium dichloroeliminans LMG P-21439 DNA encodes these proteins:
- the abc-f gene encoding ribosomal protection-like ABC-F family protein, whose protein sequence is MECSNVKKYFGDRLVIDIKKLSLYSEDRIGIVGINGAGKTTLLNLLSQKLQPDEGWVKLYGQSSTISQLESPEQETINQEMASKFKIPMTYSEKLSGGEKTRFKLAVCLSQNSTMIFADEPTSNMDMEGIEQIEHYFAGYDGGLFLISHDRGLLDGLCNKILELEDGQIKIYPGNYRSYCEQKARERERAQFEYGQYVSEKKRLERVVIETSEKSKSIRKTPRRMGNSEARLHKMGNQKAKANLDRSKKSVETRIEQLEIKEKPNKIEKIKLDLADTQRLHSKVIIEGKKINKAFSSRVIFKEAGFQIENGAKVALIGPNGCGKSTLLKMIMKGEESIRIAPSARIGYFSQDLSVLEDQESIMDNVMAESIYPESFVRSLLARLLFKGDQVYKRVKVLSGGERVKASFAKILCQDYNLLVLDEPTNYLDINSLEVIEEALQNYDRSLLFVSHDRRFIRSVANSILNIEDHKLISFKGNYTEYLASRQKVTDSGKEEVAKKIFVLQNRLSEVVGRISLPSKKDNREALDQEYDEILAELKRLRAMLK, encoded by the coding sequence GTGGAATGCAGCAATGTGAAAAAATACTTCGGAGACCGCTTAGTCATTGATATCAAAAAACTGAGTCTTTATTCAGAGGATAGAATTGGCATCGTTGGGATTAATGGAGCAGGCAAAACAACTTTGCTCAATCTACTCAGCCAAAAGCTCCAGCCCGACGAAGGGTGGGTCAAGCTCTATGGCCAATCCTCAACAATTTCTCAGTTAGAATCGCCCGAGCAGGAAACGATCAATCAGGAAATGGCGTCAAAATTCAAAATCCCTATGACCTACAGTGAGAAGTTAAGCGGCGGCGAAAAGACTCGCTTTAAACTGGCGGTTTGCCTTAGCCAAAATAGCACCATGATCTTTGCTGATGAGCCCACCAGCAATATGGATATGGAAGGAATCGAGCAGATTGAGCACTACTTTGCGGGGTATGACGGTGGATTATTCCTCATTTCCCATGACCGCGGTCTCCTCGATGGTTTGTGCAATAAGATTTTGGAGCTAGAGGATGGACAGATCAAGATTTATCCGGGCAATTATAGAAGCTATTGTGAACAGAAGGCTCGTGAAAGAGAACGAGCTCAGTTTGAATATGGACAATACGTTTCAGAAAAAAAGCGTTTAGAGCGGGTCGTGATCGAGACCAGCGAAAAGTCAAAGTCGATACGCAAGACTCCCCGCAGGATGGGAAACTCAGAAGCCAGACTGCACAAGATGGGTAACCAAAAAGCTAAAGCCAACTTAGATCGAAGTAAGAAGAGTGTCGAGACGAGAATTGAGCAATTGGAAATCAAAGAGAAGCCTAACAAGATTGAGAAAATCAAGCTAGATCTTGCGGACACCCAAAGGCTTCACAGTAAAGTGATCATTGAAGGGAAGAAGATCAATAAAGCCTTTAGCAGTCGCGTTATCTTTAAAGAGGCGGGATTTCAGATCGAAAATGGAGCAAAGGTAGCCTTAATCGGCCCCAATGGGTGCGGGAAAAGTACCTTGCTGAAAATGATCATGAAGGGAGAGGAGTCCATAAGGATTGCCCCCAGTGCCAGAATCGGTTATTTCAGCCAAGATTTGAGCGTCCTCGAGGATCAGGAAAGCATCATGGACAATGTTATGGCAGAAAGCATCTATCCTGAGAGCTTCGTCAGAAGTTTATTAGCTCGGTTGCTTTTTAAAGGAGATCAGGTGTATAAGAGGGTCAAGGTGCTCAGCGGGGGAGAGCGGGTGAAGGCCTCCTTCGCCAAAATCCTCTGCCAAGACTATAACCTCTTGGTTCTCGACGAACCAACCAACTATTTGGATATTAACTCGCTGGAGGTCATTGAAGAAGCACTGCAGAATTATGATCGGTCCTTACTTTTCGTCTCCCATGACCGCCGTTTCATCAGATCAGTGGCCAACTCTATTCTGAACATCGAGGATCATAAGCTCATCAGCTTTAAGGGGAACTATACTGAATATCTAGCGAGTCGGCAGAAGGTAACGGATAGCGGAAAGGAAGAAGTCGCCAAGAAAATCTTCGTGCTGCAAAACCGTTTAAGCGAGGTGGTGGGCAGAATCTCCCTACCCTCGAAGAAAGATAATCGTGAAGCCCTCGATCAAGAGTATGACGAAATACTCGCTGAGTTGAAGCGACTCAGGGCCATGCTGAAGTAG